One Platichthys flesus chromosome 14, fPlaFle2.1, whole genome shotgun sequence genomic region harbors:
- the LOC133968616 gene encoding mitochondrial import inner membrane translocase subunit TIM44-like: MAASLCRCYELVGRRALALCSRPLVSSVWREDVLRLHRSPAAAVQVRYASERKGFLGEFVDNLRQEFGKNQEMKDNIKKFREEAKRLDESDALQQARRKYKTIEAETVKTSEVFKKTFGSLSETVKEGLEEVTRTDIGKKIKESVEGAARTAMHSAESVSKGGEKLGRTSAFRAISQGVETMKKEIDDGDAGPYRAPPQLRKRSDFSSKGANGDDRVFEANEEDMGVVLHKDSKWFQQWKDFKDNNAVFNRFFEMKMKYDESENGLIRASRAVTDTVTGFLGGLFSKTEMSEVLTEILKADPNFDKDCFLKQCEKDIIPNILEAMIRGELEVLKDWCYEATYSQLAHPIQQARALGLLLHSKILDIDNIDLAMGKMMDQGPVLIITFQAQVVMVIRSPKGDIVEGDPEKVMRMMYVWALCRDQEELNPNAAWRLLDISASSTEQVL, encoded by the exons ATGGCAGCCTCCTTGTGTCGGTGCTACGAG CTGGTTGGCAGACGTGCTCTGGCCCTCTGCTCCCGCCCCCTGGTCTCCTCAGTGTGGAGAGAAGATGTGCTCCGGCTACACAGAAGCCCAGCTGCAGCTGTGCAG GTGCGATATGCTTCAGAACGTAAAGGTTTCCTGGGGGAGTTTGTGGACAACCTGCGTCAGGAGTTCGGTAAGAATCAGGAAATGAAGGACAACATAAAGAAGTTCAGAGAAGAGGCCAAGAGGCTTGACGAGTCGGACGCTCTCCAGCAGGCCCGCAGGAAATAT AAAACTATTGAAGCTGAGACAGTGAAGACCTCCGAGGTGTTTAAGAAGACGTTTGGCTCCCTGTCAGAAACCGTCAAAGAG GGTCTTGAGGAGGTGACTCGCACTGACATCGGGAAGAAGATTAAGGAAAGTGTGGAGGGAGCAGCCAGGACGGCCATGCACTCGGCGGAGTCTGTGTccaaaggaggagaaaaactgGGCAGGACCAGTGCATTCAGAGCCATCTCACAG GGTGTGGAGACCATGAAGAAGGAGATCGATGACGGTGATGCCGGTCCCtacagagcccccccccagcTCAGGAAGAGAAGCGACTTCTCCTCCAAAGGAGCAAACGGTGACGACAGAGTGTTTGAGGCCAATGA AGAGGACATGGGTGTGGTTCTCCACAAGGATTCAAAGTGGTTCCAGCAGTGGAAGGACTTCAAGGACAACAACGCAGTTTTTAACA GGTTCtttgagatgaagatgaaatatgatgaaagtGAAAACGGCCTCATCAGAGCATCCAGAGCTGTAACTGACACAGTCACTGGTTTTCTAG gtgGTCTTTTCTCCAAGACAGAAATGTCTGAGGTGCTGACAGAGATCCTGAAGGCAGACCCCAACTTTGACAAAGACTGTTTCCTCAAACAGTGTGAGAAAGACATCATACCGAATATACTGGAG GCTATGATCCGTGGAGAGCTGGAAGTATTGAAGGACTGGTGCTATGAAGCT ACGTACAGTCAGCTGGCCCACCCCATCCAACAAGCCAGGGCGCTCGGGCTGCTCCTCCACTCCAAAATACTTGATATTGATAATATAGAT TTAGCGATGGGTAAGATGATGGACCAGGGCCCAGTGTTGATCATCACCTTCCAGGCGCAGGTCGTCATGGTGATCCGGAGCCCCAAAGGAGACATTGTGGAGGGAGATCCG GAGAAGGTGATGAGGATGATGTATGTTTGGGCGTTGTGTCGTGACCAGGAGGAGCTGAACCCCAACGCGGCCTGGAGACTCCTGGACATCTCCGCCTCCAGCACTGAGCAAGTCCTctag
- the LOC133968617 gene encoding ras-related protein Rab-11B has protein sequence MGNRDDEYDFLFKVVLIGDSGVGKSNLLSRFTRNEFNLESKSTIGVEFATRSIQVDSKTIKAQIWDTAGQERYRAITSAYYRGAVGALLVYDIAKHLTYENVERWLKELRDHADNNIVIMLVGNKSDLRHLRAVPTDEARAFAEKNNLSFIETSALDSTNVEEAFKNILTEIYRIVSQKQIADRSAHDESPGNNVVDISVPPTTDGQRGSKLQCCQNL, from the exons ATGGGGAACCGAGACGATGAGTACGATTTCTTGTTCAaag TCGTGTTAATCGGCGACTCAGGCGTAGGGAAGAGCAACCTGCTCTCCCGATTCACACGGAACGAGTTCAACCTCGAGAGCAAGAGCACCATCGGGGTGGAGTTCGCCACACGCAGCATTCAGGTGGACAGCAAGACGATAAAGGCTCAGATCTGGGATACGGCGGGACAGGAGCGCTACAGAGCCATCACCTCTGC ATACTACAGAGGGGCGGTGGGAGCGCTCTTAGTCTATGACATAGCCAAACACCTGACCTATGAGAATGTGGAGCGCtggctgaaggagctgagggACCACGCCGACAACAATATCGTCATCATGCTGGTCGGCAACAAGAGCGACCTTCGCCACCTCAGGGCCGTGCCCACAGATGAGGCCCGGGCCTTTGCAG AGAAGAACAATCTGTCATTCATAGAAACGTCAGCATTGGACTCAACAAATGTTGAAGAAGCCTTCAAGAACATCCTAACAG AAATCTACCGCATCGTCTCGCAGAAACAGATTGCCGATCGGTCTGCCCACGACGAGTCCCCGGGAAACAACGTGGTGGACATCAGCGTGCCACCAACCACGGACGGCCAGAGGGGGAGCAAACTGCAGTGCTGTCAGAACCTGTAA
- the LOC133968631 gene encoding E3 ubiquitin-protein ligase MARCHF2-like has protein sequence MSSSGCCHLPGSLCDYSGNAESDASKDSEESDSTAQAQYIAKVTAKDGRPLSTVVKAVSLQSDVGMCRICHEGAGGETLLSPCDCTGTLGKVHKSCLEKWLSSSNTSYCELCHTEFTIERRPQPLTQWLKDPGPRSEKRTLLCDMACFLLITPLAAISGWLCLRGAQDHLQLKSRLEAVGLIALTIALFTIYILWTLVSFRYHCQLYSEWRRTNQKVRLLMPDMKGAHTTQRSVPTKSTKKMTDETIV, from the exons ATGTCCTCATCAGGGTGCTGCCACCTACCTGGCTCCCTTTGTGATTACTCTGGGAACGCTGAATCAGACGCCTCCAAGGATTCGGAGGAGTCTGATTCTACAGCCCAGGCCCAGTACATTGCCAAGGTTACGGCTAAAGATGGCCGCCCACTCTCCACTGTTGTCAAAGCGGTGAGCTTGCAGAG TGATGTGGGTATGTGTCGGATCTGTCAcgagggagctggaggagagacgCTGCTCTCGCCCTGCGACTGCACTGGCACGCTGGGTAAAGTGCACAAGAGCTGCTTGGAGAAGTGGCTGTCCTCCTCCAACACCAGCTACTGTGAGCTCTGTCACACAGAGTTCACTATCGAACGGCGACCGCAACCACTCACACAG tggcTGAAGGACCCTGGGCCTCGCAGTGAGAAGCGCACGCTGCTCTGCGACATGGCCTGCTTCCTTCTCATCACGCCCCTGGCAGCCATCTCTGGCTGGCTGTGTCTGAGGGGAGCCCAGGATCACCTGCAGCTGAAGAGCAGACTCGAGGCGGTCGGCCTCATCGCTCTCACCATCGCTCTCTTCACCATCTACATCCTCTGGACACTG GTGTCCTTTCGCTATCACTGTCAGTTGTACTCGGAGTGGAGGAGGACCAATCAGAAAGTGCGTCTGCTCATGCCTGACATGAAGGGGGCACACACCACCCAGCGTTCGGTGCCGACCAAGTCGACCAAGAAAATGACTGATGAGACCATCGTATGA